One genomic region from Xenopus laevis strain J_2021 chromosome 2L, Xenopus_laevis_v10.1, whole genome shotgun sequence encodes:
- the nr0b1.L gene encoding nuclear receptor subfamily 0 group B member 1, whose product MACLDKCHCAVDNRKHGSILYNILKNEEHKDSHNSNPRKGNHTGVYGQGCSCGAQKKVSLKSPQLTCKAASAVLVKTLRFVKNVPCFQELPLDDQLLLVRSCWAPLLVLGLAQDKVDFETVETSEPSMLQRILTTRQEGERKQQLQQQDSLLGSPQHKLSHLPSAAEIRWIKEFLDKCWNLDISTKEYAYLKGIVLFNPELPGLHCIQYIQGLQHEAQQALNEHIKMIHRWEQTRFSKLMIVLSFLRTVNANAIAELFFRPIIGSVNMDDMLLEMLGAKI is encoded by the exons ATGGCTTGTTTAGATAAATGTCACTGTGCTGTGGATAACAGGAAACATGGCAGCATTCTATATAATAttctgaaaaatgaagaacacaaggACTCCCACAACAGCAATCCAAGGAAAGGAAACCACACGGGAGTCTATGGGCAAGGTTGTTCCTGTGGGGCTCAGAAGAAAGTCAGCCTAAAAAGCCCACAGCTAACATGCAAAGCTGCCTCAGCAGTGCTGGTGAAGACCCTGAGGTTTGTGAAGAATGTACCCTGTTTCCAGGAGCTCCCTCTGGATGATCAACTACTGCTGGTCAGAAGCTGCTGGGCTCCTCTCCTGGTACTTGGACTTGCACAGGACAAGGTGGATTTTGAGACAGTGGAGACATCGGAACCCAGCATGCTGCAAAGGATTCTAACCACTAGGCAAGAAGGGGAGAGAAAGCAGCAactgcagcagcaggacagcttACTTGGAAGCCCTCAGCACAAACTCAGTCATCTCCCTTCGGCAGCAGAGATCAGATGGATCAAAGAGTTCTTGGACAAGTGCTGGAACCTGGATATCAGCACCAAGGAATATGCTTACCTGAAAGGGATTGTGCTTTTCAATCCAG AATTGCCCGGCTTGCACTGCATCCAGTATATTCAAGGACTACAGCATGAAGCTCAACAAGCACTAAACGAACACATCAAGATGATTCACCGATGGGAGCAAACTAGATTCTCCAAGTTAATGATTGTACTCTCCTTTCTCAGAACCGTCAACGCAAATGCCATTGCAGAACTTTTCTTCAGGCCAATCATTGGTTCCGTCAATATGGACGATATGCTGCTGGAAATGCTGGGGGCAAAAATTTAG